The Castanea sativa cultivar Marrone di Chiusa Pesio chromosome 4, ASM4071231v1 sequence TGCTTCGCAGCCTCTGCCACACCGCCATCCATATTGTGTTCATTTCCAAGATGTTTCCTTACTTCATTTCAGCGAGGTTGAGTTTGGGTCAAGCTCGTGTACAGGACTCAGCCCACTTCTCTTTTTAGTCGAAGAGGTAGTAGCGTGGAGTGGGCCagtattttccttttcattttttctatcAATGCGTGTCCAATATCTAGTTTTAGGCCCAATGAGCTCGTCAACCCAGCCCAAAACCTTGTCATATATCATTGCCATGGGCCCATCTGTGTGGTCCATGTAGGTAGCTAGGCTTTGCGTAGTAACCGACCCCCTAAGTGATAAGTCAACATCACCTTCATCTGTCACCATCATCTCTTCTCCTGTAACTCTCATTGGATGTGCCGCACCTGCCCCTGATGCATTTGACTTTTTTTCATCTGAGAAATAGCTACTTTCAAGTTTTGTACAGCCATGCTTTTGCTTAGTTTCAATGACAGTTCCTTCTGCAAGCTCTATTGCCGGTTTTGTCGCAGGTTCTAGGTCGGCTAGCGCATGTGATTCTTCTGAGTGTGTCAACGTAGTGGCAGAGGGCCTAGTGGGGTCACTAGCTTGTTTAGCCACGTGAGGCGCACCATCCGTCCTTGTTTCGTTGGAGGGCTTAGCTCCTTCCTTCGCGCTACGAATGTTTTCAGATTTCGGTGATCTGTTGAAGAAATCCGACACATCTTTGTTGGGAGGGAGTTTGAAAGGTTCACCTCTAAGCCAGGGTCCATATTGGTGTGGTTTTTCTCCTTTTCAGCGGAGGGTGAGTCACCTTCATGGCACTCTTTTTCTCCATGGCCAAGCTTCCCACACACATAGCAGAAATTTGGAAGTCTTTCGTACCTGAAGTAAACCCAGCGCTGTTCATCGTTCTCAACAGTTACCTTTTTTCCTCTGAGGAGCTTCTTGGTGATGTCTATCTTCACTCTGACCCTTAGGCATCTTCCCCATTGGACGCCTTTATCTGGCACATCAACGTCAAGGACCACTCCCAGTTTGCTGCCTATCATCCAACCAGTCTCTCTTGTCCTGCTCTTGAGAGGCAAGTTGAAAATCTGGATCCAGAATGGGCACCACTGGAGTTTAATGTCCCTCGGTGCAACGTCTCCGTCAATATCTTGAAGCAAGACTAAGTTTTTTTCATAGCTCCACGGACACATGTCTATGATTTTCTGCTTGTCTTTTTTGTCTCCAAATTCCACAAGGAAGAGGTCTTCGTCAATATCAGATATGTGGACACCTTTGTTTGTTTGCCAAGCCATTTGCATTGTTTTTCGTAAGGCTTCTATGTTTATACTTCTCTGTGTGAGGATTTGCATGACAAGGCAGTTTTCTCCCACTGCTTTGGCAGCCTCAGTGCTATCACCTCCCAGGACAATATCATCGTCCTCTTCCTCAGTGAGAGATAGTTTTTTCCAGAGTTCCTCAAGGTCATCTGCCATTTCAGTTTGCTTTCAggtttgtgtgtttttggtgAGGTAGAGATGGAAGAGAGGAGGGGtagaaaaaaggagaaaaagaagaagaaaaaaaccagAAAGTTCCACGGGGGAACTACGGACGTCTTGCAAGAAGCAAGGACCTACCCTGTCTCTACGCTCCCAATTGGCAAGCGAGAGACACCGCGTTACCCCGTCTGACTTGACCCAAGTTGGATTGGTTAGCATCTAATTTTGACTTTGTCCAAACTTTGGATATTTTTTTCCACCATGATAATGGGTGATGTTGATTTTTGAGTCTCACGTCTCTTTCACTTGTtttctttagttattttttttttttttttttataatctttagttatttttttataataacgAAACTTTACACCACTTTTATTGCTATACTTCATTTATTTGCCGACgatgatttcaaaatttgtaatattattatcataaaaaaattgtaatatttgatTTAACAAAAATGGTTTCtgctgccaaaaaaaaaaaaccatttttcctAGTAGGTACCAGACCATAGCAGATCAacacagaaaaataaaaagaagataatgTAGCCTTCCGATGTTGgctttaatttaaataattgatacAATAGGACAACATGACAAACAACTTATCATATTTCATTGTATTAAATGGGTGTATGACAGATTATCCATTCTCCAACAACCTATTAGTGGTTCCAATTAATGATAAATCTCTTGATATTGAACAAAATATTTAGAGTTTGATTGAAGTTCGAATTCCGCTTAtatcaaaaactaattaatgtcTTAACTTAATTTAAAAGGCAATTATGATTGACGAACATCATAAGTTAAAAATTGTTTGTATGTAAACAACCATGTTAAATAAACAGCTGCatgtctctttctttctttttccattttttttttgtaattttcaaaacaaagtgTTCATTGTATGTAGGAATGGCCATGGGTAGGGTATACCCATACCCAACCCAATTAATTTATCCATGAATACCCAATTAATTTATCCATGAATATCCAATTAGCTTACCCAATTAGTATCCATACCCAATTGTTACCCAGTTTGTTTACCCatggatatccataccctacccaaacccaatttttataaaattaccaaatatgctcaaaacCTACtatgaaacctctaaaatggcCGAAATACCCTTGATGTCtctaaaatcaccaattatgcTCAAAAACAACtacaatgaccaaaatatctcaaaatctctaaaatgaacaaaatacccatgaaatcTCTAAAATGGCCAATATACCCCCAAAATCACCAAATACGCTCAAAAACcacttaaaattaccaaaatacctcctaaacctaaaaaaatgtccaaaatacccctgaaacctaaaaaaatgactaaatacccacgaaacctaaaaatgtccaaaataccctcgaaacccaaaaattatcaaaataccccctaaacctaaaaaagaccgaaataccctcaaaacctaaaatttgactgaaatacccctgaaacttaaaaattaccaaaatacccccaaaacctaaaaaatgaccgaaataacccctaaacctaaaaaatgactaaaatatccctgaaacctaaaaacttaCTAAAACACCCCTGAAACttgaaaattatcaaaatagccctgaaacctataaaatgaccaaaatacccccgaaatctataaaatgacaaagatgcccctaaaacctataaaatgtctaaaataccctcaaacctataaaatgaccaaaataagcCCTAAACctgtaaaatgaccaaaatcaGCCCTAAACctgtaaaatgaccaaatatgcccaaaacctctaaaatgacaaaaaataaccccaaacctctaaaattaccaaaaatacctCGAAACCTATAAATCAACCAAAATAGCCCTAAACCTCTAAAACAACCAAATACCCCagaaaatatctaaaatgaccaaaacacccttgaaacctttaaagtgaCTAAAGTACCCCTAAGCCtgtaagatgaccaaaatacatTTGTAACCtcttaaattatgaaaatagaggtttggggtattttggatgtttcgagggtatttttgTCAAGATTAAAGGTTCTTAGAATATTTCAGtaattttgtaggttttgagggaattttggtaattttttaggtttcaaggttattttggtcattttttagattctaagggtatttcagtaattttttagattacggtggtatttttgtcattttttagattttaggggtatttcggtaattttatattttggggctattttagtaattttatagatttcagaggtattttggtaatttcaaGGTTTCAGGggtaattttttatgttttaggggtattttggtcatttcttaggttttggaggtattttggttatttttttaagctttgggcgtatttcggtcattttttaggtttcgagatcttttggtcaatttttagggttgggtgtatttttatcatcttataggttttaggggcatttttgtcattttataggttttggggtattttggtaattttataagttttaggagtatttcggtcattttttagatttaggggggtatttcggttattttatagttttcgggggtattcttgtcattttacatgtttagggagtattttggtaattttaaggttttgggggtatttcagcatttttaggtttagagggtattttgataattttaattttatatgaggtattttggtcatttttaggtttcaggggggtattttggcaattttttatgtttcaggggtatttaggtcattttttaggttttgagggtattttggtaatttttaggtttcaggggtattttggtcatttttttaggtttcagaggtattttggtcatttttaggtttcatgggtgtttcgatcattttttttaatgtttcggattttttggtaatttttaagtttcgggagtatttcggtcattttttaagtatagAGGGTATTTCGataattttaagtttatgggggggtatttcggtaatttttatatttctggggtatttcggtcattttttaggtttagagggtattttggtaatttttaggttgcGGTGGtctttcggtcattttttaggtttatggggtattttggtaatttttagttttatggggtattttggtcattttttaggttttgggggtgtatcagtcattttttatgtttcgggaatattttggtaatttttagatttcggaggtattttggtcattttctaggtttagAGTGCAATTCAGCAAGTTTAGAGGATTTTAGGAATAATTTgatcattttcaagttttaggggcaatttggtaattttgattattggaTAATTTGGTGGGTTGAGGTTTACCCACAATAATTTGGTTGAGTTGGATTTGAGTTAGATCTAATTAGTTAAATGGGTAATAATGGGTAAATGGGTAATATCCAAACCCTACCCAAAATATTTGGATAATATCCAAACCCTACCCAATTACCTTCTACCCATTAAGAATTGAGTATTACCCTGAATAATTGGATCGGGTAGGGTTGGATATCCATTACCCAATGAGTATAGCCATCCCTAATTGTATCAAATGGGTGCAAGGTATGCTcagccccccaaaaaaaagtgtataCTATGGCATATACAAATTATGAACAAtaacctctatatatataactgaaacttttgactttttattgacCTCTCTAGAGCTTGCCACACcattattatctttttaaaataaaattatttttatttagttcaaacttaagaAGATGTGAAACTCTACCTCTCTTACAAGTCcgactcaaactcatcattatcattttttttaaacaaaattatttttgtttagtccaaagttaacaaggagtgaatctatttctctaacaagtccaacttaaactcaaactcaaactcaaaagttaacaatttatctccaaatttgcgaggttacacattttttgtaagccattgtACATTCAAGTAAAgactttttcatcaaattgtaatacATATTAAAGTCATATAAGAGCAAATTATGCAATGATGTAGTTTCttaattgatttaaaattttataaaattattttaggctACCTCACAAATAAGTAGGTTTCCGTGCATAGTACGGGTTAGTGACTAGTCCTTGTAATAAAGCATAAACCtctaaaataaaagagtaatgttattgaaaaaactatttgcacaatttttttcataaagaaTAAGTTGATAAGTTTTTCCGGATATTCTTATCTATTCCTATATACTATGgagattatgtttttttattagctATTAACAACTAGCCACCACAACATATTTTGACCatagaatttttgaaaataaaatacaaataattaacAAGTGGATTTTGTACGTTTCTACCAAACCTTTACGTACCCCAAGGTTTATATGATGGAAACCGCCCCATTACCATTTGTTACCCTAAATACAGATGGAATTGGTAAATTACACAATTATGTAAGGGTAAATGGATTAGATGATTCTCCAAATAATAATCCAGAACTCTGGTAATATCTTAAGGATTTTACTATTATGTAATCTAAGGGCATACAATAGTacactattttttaaaaaagttttactggaaattgaaaaagttttgacatttttcaattctcgataaaaaattttcaaaaataaatggcttaatgtgtgcccttaagcCACACATTAACTGGACCCCTATCTTAAATATGATATGGGAGTTGGGGACACTGCTATGtgtgtttgtatatatattcttataatAATCTGATTCATCTTTGGTAATATCTTTATTAACAACTTTTCTTGTCTCCTTGGTGTGTTGGATAGCATTTATGAAAAAGAATGGTTCTTTGTCAAGAAAGGCTGGACTACACCTACGACTAAATCAATGGTCCTCTAAACAACTAGCTACTGATAACCTAAATAGAAAAGCAGGTgggaaattaattaatatataagagGGTGTAAGAAGATTATGGAAACTGGTTAAGAAAATACTAGCCTATCACACGCGCGAGTGGATAGCATTTATGAAAAGAATGGTTCTTTGTCAAGAAAGGCCGGACTACACCTACGACTAAATCAATGGTCCTCTAAACAACTAGCTACTGATAACCTAAATAGCAAAGTCAGGTgggaaattaattaatatataagagGGTGTAAGAAGATTATGGAAACTGGTTAAGAAAAGCgtgtgatgattttttttttttttttagttatcctattttgtaagaaaaaaacatatatatatatatataactatttaagaggcttcccctgtttggatttctcattttttagttaaaaaatgttatacatccttatgtttaagtaaagacaaaactaaaggacaatcctgtaaaaatgcaactttaactcttactaaaacattgcctaaaaaatagaaccACTCTCCTGTcagtttttaaatttctttatccacttataaattagattttcaaaataaaaattatatatagctTGTTTGACCGATAGCCAGTGCTTACTTTAAATTATTCTAAATTAAATGAATGATCcgaatcaaatttttatttatttaatggtttaaaTTTAGGTGGATACCATACCCCCTAAAAAAAGAGGGAGTATGGTAGAatgacccatatatatatatataatctacaAAATAGAactactaacaaaaaataaaaagtgaaaaaataaaaactatccaCAATCCTcactttcttcttaaaaaaaaccatcccaccttctaaaaaaaaccaccctaccgttttctattaaaaaacacCTATCCTAAGTTCggtaaaacattaaaaaataaaactacccaaccttctttaaaaaaatcccaCCCACGGTTTcctattaaaagaaaaaaaaaaaaaaaaaaaaaactgccgcATATCacatccaaaaataaataaatagataaatcaatttaaaaataaagaggaaagtgatcttattttttaggcaatgttttaatgggagttagagttgaatttttaccgaattatcctttagttttgtctctacttaaacataggattgtaggggtatttttgaactaaaaaatgaaaaatccaaATAGGAGAAGCCcattaaatagtagtatagataagaGGGTGTAAGAAGATTAAGAAAACTggttaagaaaatataatgctAAAGAAGTATAGATGACTACTTGAAAGCATGGAATAGAACAGAGAACTAGATACAACAAACCCACTGATATTATTAgatttaacatatttttttacatagAACATAAGGACTTTAGAGGGAGGCTATTTCTTGCCATTACAAAGACACAAAGACCTTATTTATAGGCAACATAACTCAAACCATATTCAGATACAATTTACAATCTGTTTTTCACAAGATGGTAGGAGTTTGGCTTCTGATTGATAAGTGTTGATAGTAGTAGGGGCCTAGCTAGTTGCTCTTGgatattgtaaataaaatattatcctATTAATAATAACTTGTAACAACCTATCACTTAAAGTTTggtatgaaaatattgtaaatatattaCTAAGAACACTTATTTGGGTACAGGAAAATGTTAGATTTATTTGGCTTATAATTAGTGGTGTAATATACTTCTCCTATCGATCCCTGAATGGGTGTTAATGTGTCATTTTTAATTCCTCTACGCTTTTTTTATTAGTCCATTATAGGATTGCATATTGTTCACCAATTATTacaggtaatatatatatatgctccgtcgaaagaaaaaaaattggaaaattaaaaaataaaaaggagaaaatgcAGAGTCCCTATTTTTCATTGCATTTAATGTGTATATGACAAACTACCAACTCTATTAAAATAAGCAGCTctgtctctttcttcttttttgtttgttttttagcGAAgggtcaacaaagtaatagtgttCATTGTATAAAATAAATGGATGCAATCTAATGTACagccaaaaagagagagaaaaaaaaaaaactgtaataaAAAAAGCTGTCCGCTATTgtattattatgattataattGTATCCAAATTAATTATTACTACTTCTGGTTCTGGAGAGGCAATACATACAaatattctttcctttttttaatgaatagaagatggaaatttttttttattgatgataaAAGTGCAATACATCATGTGTCTAGTATTTGTGGTTTTCCCTAACCACCGATTGATGCATCTAGACACAATAGGCAAATTTAAGTAGCTGCATGGTACACTTTATGTTGTCTAAGTAGAGAAATTTAtttgtatcaaaaaaacaaaactagagAAATTTATTGAGTCAAATTACCGGCACGATAATAACCCATCAATTAAATAAGGTTAAAAACTAATGCACACACCttattattacaaatatacATGTACTACACACTCGTGAGTAAGAGTGAGGGTGTATACTTAATTTGTTGGaataaaagttaataataatattaagaaTTGGAAGTTTTACTACATATCATATTATGCATGCATGTATGGGAAACGAAATCCTTGACCTGTGCAATCAACTGGGACGACTGAGGCAATTCTGGAAACACATAAAACGCATGCATCATATCTGGATACTCGATTAAGCGAGCCTGTTTCCCAGATTTCTTCAACCACTCATAGTAACTCCTCTGCCGATCCTGTAACGGGTCGAATCCCCCAACAAACACAACCGTTTCCGGATACTCCAAACCCGAAATATCAACCGCATTGGGCCCACTCACATTGACTGCCTCATGATCCTTATCCGACCCTTGAGGCAAAAACACCTTCCAAAGCCAATCAGTCCGTTCCAACGAAACGATTGGGCTTTTCCGCAACCGAATCTCCGACTCTGTTCTCTCCTCTCCTCCGAAAAACGGTTGGATCGAAATCAACCCGATTATTTTAACGAACTGGAACCCTTCCCGACTTGCCCGGACTGCCACGTTGTGCGCCAGGTTGGCACCTGCACTGTCGCCAGCTAAGAAACATTTCGACAAGTCCGCAAAATCCGGGAGCTGTTTAAGTTCGCTGCTGCTGCGATGATTAAGGTATTGAATGACGTCGAATCCGTCGTCGTATTGAGA is a genomic window containing:
- the LOC142631846 gene encoding putative carboxylesterase 18 translates to MSANNKHSDSHSLVLPWKTRISVSALSALTDAFRRSDGTVNRRVLSLLDVKAGPNPNSVKGVKSSDIMVDPSRNLWFRLFVPTDTGTDTSLPVVIFFHGGGFTFLSPSSFAYDAVCRRFARTLPAVVISVNYRLSPEHRYPSQYDDGFDVIQYLNHRSSSELKQLPDFADLSKCFLAGDSAGANLAHNVAVRASREGFQFVKIIGLISIQPFFGGEERTESEIRLRKSPIVSLERTDWLWKVFLPQGSDKDHEAVNVSGPNAVDISGLEYPETVVFVGGFDPLQDRQRSYYEWLKKSGKQARLIEYPDMMHAFYVFPELPQSSQLIAQVKDFVSHTCMHNMICSKTSNS